The Polyangium mundeleinium genome contains the following window.
GGGGCGGAAATAGCAGCCGGACGATGCGGGGTAAAGAGCCCTTACCCCTCTTCTGCCCGCCCTGCCATCTCGATGAGCGCCTTGCGGGCCTCCTCGCGCGTCTGGATCTCCGCGTCGAAGGCGAGCCGCACGCGCCGCTCGCCCGAAGGGGTCGTGACGGCCATTTCGATGCCATACCGATCCACGCCGGTCATCTGCGCGTCCGTGGCGTCGCCGATGCCGGCGAGCTTGCGGGCATACGCGAGGATCGACTCCGCGTGGTCGTCATTCATGTGCCCGAGGATGCGGGACGCGAAGTCGGCGAGCGGATCGGGCTCGGCGCGGGCATACGCGGCGGCGTCGATCCAGGACATGCGGCCGAAGCCGCCGACGTAACGCAAGGAGCGCGGCTCGATGCGGTAATGGGAAAAGTCCGAGAAATCGGCGTACGTCGCGGCGTCCGGGTGCGCGGCGAGGAAAAGCGCGCGGCATTCGGGCGCCTCCTCGGGCGGGACGGCCGTGCAGGGGCCGATGAGCGTGACGCGGCCCTTTTCGAGGAGTTTTTTTCCGACGATGGGGGATTCGAGGAGGAGGACGGAGGCCTCGGGGCGGGCGAGCAGGTTTTGCGTGTGCTCGGCGAGGCGGGAGAGCAAAAAGACGGCACGGCCGCGCGCATCCGTGGCGAGCGCCACGAGCGAGGCATAAGGGAACCCTTCCGGATCACGCGCCATCGTGGCGAGCGAACCGAATCGGGCAGCGCGGCCGAGCGTGCGCGCGCGTTCGGCGTGGCTCGGCGCGCGGGGGGAGGCCGAAGACGGACCGGTCCCTGCGGCCGTGGATCGCGTGTCCACGCCTTTGCCTTCGTGTTCGTTCCCGGCGGCATTCTGCTCGCGGCCCTTCGTCATGATGAGGGCCGTCATAACACGGCGCGCCGGCTGATTCGATGCGGGCCTTGCGGACGATGGACTCAGGGCGTGGCCTTTTTCTCCTCCACCTCCTCGGGGAGGCCCTCCTCTCCCTCCCGCCGGACCTCGATGTTCACGCGCCGTTCGCCCTTTCCGTCCCCTTCCACCTTGACGTTGACCTGCCCCTCGACGCCTTGCGCGGCGAGCTGCGCGAGGATCTTCTGCCGGACCACCTCCACGTCCTGGTCGTCGGTGATGTCGAGGTTGAAGAGATCGTGGCCGATCTTCCGGCCGAGCGTGCTCTCGAGCTTGCCGGAGAGCGGCTTCTCCGTGATCTTCGCCTCGGCGAGCGCGGGCATGGCCTCGCGCAGCTTGTCGCCGAGCGACGTGTCGCCGAGGTCCTCGCCCCACGCCTCGACTTGCAAGGTGACCTCGCCGTTCACGTGACGGCCGCGGACCTTCACGTTGTCGAGCTTCACCGAGCCCTCCAGGGCCTTCATGACCTCGGGCGGCTTGGGGCTCGCCTCCGTCTCCGCATACGTGATCGTGAGGCTCCGGCCGACCTCGACGTCGACCTCCAGGGGAGCCGCGCAAGCCGCGACGCCGATCACCGCGGCGATCGCCGCGCCAAACGCTACCTTCCGCAAGACGTGTTTCTTTTCCATCGGTTTTCTCCTTTGTTCCGGGGTCATCGAATCGAACTGGGCGAGGAGCGACGCTTCGAGCGCTGTGCGGTGCTCGGGGCGAGGCGCGCTCGCGGGCTCGAAGACCTTATCGAGCTCTTTTTCGCGATCAGAACCGAACATCGACCACCTCACCTTCCTGGAGCACCTCGCGGAGCGACCGCTGGGCGCGCGAGAGCCGCTGCTTGACGGCGGCCGTGGACTCTCCGAGCAGCGCCGCGATCTCGGCATGTTCGAGGCCATCGCCATACCGAAGCGCGAGCACCTCCTGCACGTGATCGGGCAGCGCCGCGACGGCAGCGCGGAGCGCGCGGACGCGCTCTTTCTGGACGAGCGAATCGAGGGGCGTGCCCCGATCGTCGGCGAGGATGGGCGCGACGTCGTCGAGCGGCGTGCCCTCGCGGCGGGCGCGGGCATGATCGATGACGGCGTTCCTGGCCATCGAGAGGACGTACATGCGCACGGAGCCGCGGCGGAGATCGACGTCGCCGAGGTGTTCGAGCAGCTTGTGAAAGACGCGGCCGACGAGGTCCTCGGCGTCCTCCCGTCTGCGAACGCGCCGGCCGACGAAGCGGCTGACCGGGTCGTACAGGTCCTGGTAGAGGGAGCGGAACGCCTCGCGGTCGCCCGCTTGGGCGCGGGTGAGGAGAGCGCGATGGCGATCGTCAGGGTCCGCCCAGGGCCAGGGGAAGAGGCGCATGAGGTGCTCACCCATGCTCTACGGGGCGGGCGGGGGGAGGTGACAAGAAAAGATGCGGGGCGGGGGAGGGACGTTCCTGCTGCTCGATGGGGGGCGCGGCCGCGTCGTACGGGGCCACCGGGAATCAGCACAGGCATGAAGATCATCTCGTAACGTTTTGTCGGCCGCGCCCCAAGGACAGATCAAGCCAAGCGACGCAACCGACCGAGTTGGTTTTTCGCGCCGGCGGGGTTGTCCACGCGCCTCACCACCATGAGCCGTGGCGTCATCCCCATGCGCATGGCCACCCGCGCCGCGGGTGAACCTTTCGGCGGACCTCCCTCGCGCCGCTCGGCCTTGGAGACAACGAACATGAACACGTCGAGTATTTCCTTGCGAACGGCCTTCTTCCTCCTCGCCGCCGGAACGGTGACGCTCGCAGGCTGCGTGGTGGCCACGGAGTCGGACGAGAACGTGTTCGAGGAGGACACGTCGTCGAGCAGTGATGCGATCCTCAATGGGACGAGTGTCACCGAGAAGTACCCCGAGGCGGTGACGATCGATGGAACAGGTGGGAACGTACCGGCCAACGCGATCAAAACGTGCACCGGCACGCTCATCGCGCCCATGGTCGTCCTCACCGCCGGCCACTGTATCATGGGGCCGACGACGTTTACCGTGAAGGTT
Protein-coding sequences here:
- a CDS encoding HugZ family pyridoxamine 5'-phosphate oxidase; the encoded protein is MTKGREQNAAGNEHEGKGVDTRSTAAGTGPSSASPRAPSHAERARTLGRAARFGSLATMARDPEGFPYASLVALATDARGRAVFLLSRLAEHTQNLLARPEASVLLLESPIVGKKLLEKGRVTLIGPCTAVPPEEAPECRALFLAAHPDAATYADFSDFSHYRIEPRSLRYVGGFGRMSWIDAAAYARAEPDPLADFASRILGHMNDDHAESILAYARKLAGIGDATDAQMTGVDRYGIEMAVTTPSGERRVRLAFDAEIQTREEARKALIEMAGRAEEG
- a CDS encoding RNA polymerase sigma factor, giving the protein MRLFPWPWADPDDRHRALLTRAQAGDREAFRSLYQDLYDPVSRFVGRRVRRREDAEDLVGRVFHKLLEHLGDVDLRRGSVRMYVLSMARNAVIDHARARREGTPLDDVAPILADDRGTPLDSLVQKERVRALRAAVAALPDHVQEVLALRYGDGLEHAEIAALLGESTAAVKQRLSRAQRSLREVLQEGEVVDVRF